In a single window of the Paenibacillus sp. MMS20-IR301 genome:
- a CDS encoding GNAT family N-acetyltransferase: MNKATEVEFVSVDPENKDLRALIERLDEELKSRYPHETIYVVYFADPKVKEMTFVVAYLQKQPVGCGGLRRLDPAGSVMELKRFYVDPGTRKRGIADRMLLDLEARALAAGCGEIRLETGIKQPEAIALYVKHGYLPIDLFGPYVGDPDSLCYGKSLS, encoded by the coding sequence ATGAACAAGGCAACTGAAGTGGAATTTGTAAGTGTTGATCCGGAGAACAAGGATTTGCGCGCATTGATTGAGCGGCTGGATGAGGAGCTTAAGTCACGTTATCCGCATGAGACGATCTATGTGGTGTATTTCGCTGATCCCAAGGTTAAGGAGATGACTTTCGTAGTGGCTTATCTGCAGAAGCAGCCGGTAGGCTGCGGAGGCTTGCGTCGGCTGGATCCGGCCGGTTCCGTCATGGAGCTGAAGCGGTTCTATGTGGACCCGGGTACGCGTAAGCGGGGAATTGCGGACCGGATGCTGCTGGATCTGGAAGCCCGTGCCCTTGCGGCAGGCTGCGGCGAAATCAGGCTGGAGACGGGCATCAAGCAGCCGGAAGCCATTGCCCTCTACGTGAAGCATGGCTACCTGCCGATTGATCTGTTCGGGCCGTATGTTGGCGATCCGGACAGCTTATGCTACGGCAAAAGCCTGTCCTGA
- a CDS encoding macro domain-containing protein — protein sequence MQIRVNDVILSVTEGDITAWQGDIIVNASNSGLYGGGPVDAAIHRAGGPRIAEECAAIRLKQGGILPGDAALTSAGMLSFRGIIHTVGPIWKGGSAGEAAVLSRCYVSSLDIACSQGARSIAFPNISTGLYNFPKDIACKTAVDTIIRYVRAVEPLVLPLRRIEFVCFEHENTLLYETMLTTRLLQSDNETY from the coding sequence ATGCAGATCAGAGTTAACGATGTAATTCTTTCAGTAACTGAGGGGGATATTACTGCCTGGCAAGGTGACATCATTGTGAATGCCTCCAATTCGGGACTGTATGGAGGCGGTCCTGTGGATGCTGCGATTCACCGTGCCGGCGGTCCGCGGATTGCTGAGGAATGTGCTGCGATCCGGCTGAAGCAGGGCGGGATTCTGCCCGGTGACGCTGCGTTGACCAGCGCAGGCATGCTCTCTTTCCGGGGGATCATACATACAGTGGGGCCGATATGGAAGGGCGGCTCCGCAGGAGAAGCTGCTGTGCTGTCCAGATGTTACGTCAGCAGCCTGGATATAGCCTGCTCGCAGGGGGCGCGTAGCATTGCTTTTCCGAATATCAGTACAGGACTGTATAACTTTCCGAAAGATATAGCCTGTAAGACGGCAGTAGACACCATTATCCGTTATGTACGCGCTGTAGAACCGCTGGTGCTTCCCTTGCGGCGGATCGAGTTTGTCTGCTTCGAGCATGAAAATACCTTGTTATATGAGACTATGCTCACTACCCGTCTTCTGCAGAGTGACAACGAAACCTATTGA
- the fsa gene encoding fructose-6-phosphate aldolase produces MKFFLDTGNIEEIKRITRLGLVDGVTTNPSLIAKEGRLFKDVIQEIVAIVPGPVSAEVIGLTAEEMLKEAFEIAEWAPNVVIKLPMTEDGLEACYELSKKGIKTNVTLVFSAAQGLMAAKAGATYISPFVGRLDDIGVDGMKLIKDLKTILTNYGLKSEIIAASIRNIAHVEQAAIAGAHIATIPGSLLPSLWKHPLTDNGIERFLKDWEKVPQA; encoded by the coding sequence ATGAAATTTTTCTTGGATACCGGAAATATTGAAGAAATCAAGCGTATTACCCGCCTCGGATTAGTGGATGGCGTTACGACGAACCCGTCGCTGATCGCCAAGGAAGGCAGATTGTTTAAAGATGTTATCCAAGAGATCGTGGCAATTGTTCCTGGTCCTGTAAGTGCTGAAGTAATCGGACTCACTGCGGAAGAAATGCTGAAGGAAGCATTCGAAATCGCTGAATGGGCTCCGAACGTTGTAATCAAGCTGCCGATGACAGAAGACGGTCTCGAAGCTTGTTATGAGCTAAGCAAGAAAGGCATTAAGACTAACGTTACCCTTGTCTTCTCTGCTGCCCAGGGCCTTATGGCTGCCAAAGCAGGAGCTACTTATATCAGCCCGTTCGTCGGACGCCTTGATGATATCGGTGTTGACGGCATGAAGCTGATCAAGGATCTGAAGACTATTCTGACCAACTACGGTCTGAAATCGGAAATCATTGCTGCCAGCATCCGCAACATTGCCCATGTTGAGCAGGCTGCCATTGCCGGCGCACATATCGCTACTATCCCTGGCTCACTCTTGCCGTCCCTCTGGAAGCATCCGCTGACAGACAACGGAATTGAGCGCTTCCTGAAGGATTGGGAGAAGGTTCCGCAAGCATAA
- a CDS encoding MarR family winged helix-turn-helix transcriptional regulator → MPTSSPQQFLGFLLGSTYRRISNSFARALRPHDITPEQWSVLLMICDRSGISQKEVAAAAAKDQPTTARIVELLIKKGFIRKSMNPDDRRAFQLYATEEGRSLIGSTIALEQQTIDNAVTGLNPEQLEQLRSMLELIYNNTGNTHQE, encoded by the coding sequence ATGCCGACTTCCTCACCTCAGCAATTCCTCGGCTTCCTGCTGGGCTCCACCTACCGGAGAATCTCCAACAGCTTCGCCCGGGCACTGCGGCCGCATGACATAACTCCCGAGCAATGGTCTGTGCTGCTGATGATCTGTGACCGCAGCGGAATCAGCCAGAAGGAGGTTGCCGCTGCCGCGGCCAAGGATCAGCCGACAACCGCCCGTATCGTAGAGCTGCTGATTAAGAAAGGCTTCATCCGCAAATCAATGAATCCGGATGACCGCCGGGCGTTTCAGCTCTACGCCACGGAAGAGGGGCGGTCGTTAATCGGAAGCACTATTGCGCTCGAACAGCAGACCATCGACAACGCCGTAACCGGGCTGAATCCGGAACAGCTTGAACAGCTGCGCTCCATGCTGGAGCTCATCTACAACAATACCGGAAATACTCATCAAGAATAG
- a CDS encoding MFS transporter, translating into MNDSSERLWTSSFITLTLCNLLLFTGLQMTLSTLPAYAEGTLHATSVQVSLVTSLFALSAIASRLFSAKAMEKGGRNLLIFLGLAVSLTAVAGYYFAGSIIALLLLRILFGIGFGMASTAFPTMASDIIPVRRMGEGMGYFGLSTSLAMSAGPLIGLSLLQGPGFGSLLLGTGAALACIVPLGLRLSRSLPAQHKEPAAVPAAGSPGNAYRRLLLPCLLNFLLSISYGGLLGFLALYGTERQLQHVAYFFLFNAVAIVIIRPLSGKIYDRFGPAALLIPGSLFIMAGLLLLSFAASTAALFPAALCYGIGFGSMQPALQTWMIQSVRPRQRGLANGMFFNSLDLGVAVGSMLLGTIALFTSYAVMYRYSALALVLLLSVYLPVYLTQRNHKRKDLTQGTLSWGEQRTE; encoded by the coding sequence TTGAACGATTCATCAGAACGTCTATGGACTTCATCCTTCATTACGCTAACACTTTGCAATCTGCTGCTATTTACCGGCCTGCAGATGACCTTATCCACTCTTCCGGCGTATGCGGAAGGAACTTTGCATGCCACTTCCGTACAGGTCAGTCTTGTGACCAGTCTGTTCGCCCTGAGCGCGATTGCCTCCCGCCTCTTCTCAGCCAAAGCCATGGAGAAGGGCGGCCGCAATCTGCTGATCTTTCTTGGCCTGGCCGTCTCGCTGACGGCGGTAGCCGGCTATTACTTCGCAGGCAGCATTATTGCCCTGCTGCTGCTGCGGATACTGTTCGGCATCGGCTTCGGCATGGCCAGCACCGCGTTTCCGACCATGGCTTCTGACATCATTCCGGTCCGCCGGATGGGTGAAGGCATGGGCTATTTCGGTTTGTCCACCAGCCTTGCTATGTCAGCAGGGCCGCTAATCGGGCTTAGCCTGCTGCAAGGTCCCGGCTTCGGCTCCCTGCTGCTCGGAACCGGGGCAGCGCTTGCCTGCATCGTTCCGCTGGGCCTGCGGCTCTCCAGATCACTGCCCGCACAGCATAAAGAGCCGGCTGCCGTACCGGCGGCCGGCTCTCCCGGGAATGCATACCGCAGGCTGCTCCTGCCCTGCCTGCTTAACTTCCTGCTCTCCATCTCTTATGGCGGGCTGCTTGGCTTCCTGGCCCTCTACGGCACAGAACGGCAGCTGCAGCATGTCGCTTATTTCTTCCTGTTCAATGCCGTAGCCATTGTAATTATCCGTCCGTTATCCGGCAAGATCTATGACCGCTTCGGCCCGGCAGCCCTGCTTATCCCGGGCAGCCTGTTCATTATGGCTGGTCTGCTGCTGTTGTCCTTTGCAGCATCGACTGCCGCCCTGTTTCCGGCCGCCTTATGTTACGGCATCGGCTTTGGATCAATGCAGCCTGCCCTCCAGACCTGGATGATCCAGTCTGTCAGACCGCGCCAGCGCGGCCTGGCCAATGGAATGTTCTTCAATTCCCTCGATCTTGGGGTGGCGGTCGGCTCCATGCTGCTCGGCACGATCGCCCTGTTCACCAGCTATGCTGTGATGTACCGTTATTCGGCTCTGGCCCTTGTCCTGCTGCTGTCTGTCTACCTACCGGTATACTTAACCCAGCGGAATCATAAGCGGAAAGATCTCACTCAGGGGACGCTGAGCTGGGGTGAACAGCGAACAGAGTAA
- a CDS encoding MFS transporter yields MKERKWDLAALASIPLIMTLGNSMLLPVLPLISRELQISSFQVSMLITVYGLMAIVLIPVAGYLSDRFGRKKVILPSLLTAAVGGMVCVAAAWFTEGSAAYGLIIAGRLLQGIGAAGAFPIVMPFVGDLFKDEKLVSASLGLIETANTFGKVLSPILGAYLGLLLWYAPFIAIPVLCIISFLLVWFLVGKPDSGQTPVKTGLREFMSVIAGILRAKGRWLYAIFGVGGISMFVTFGVLFFLSETLEEEYKLHGAAKGYVLAVPLAALCLASYLTGKIIGRSKIKMKWLGFGGMLLLTAAMLLAGFAAGIYWLIGLLSLGGIGIGTALPCMDALITEGIEQENRGTITALYSSMRFIGVALGPPLVSLLMSWGHWQVFGTMTGLAAAGGLLTLFAVHPSSASPE; encoded by the coding sequence ATGAAGGAACGGAAGTGGGATCTGGCTGCACTGGCCTCAATTCCGCTGATTATGACCTTAGGCAATTCCATGCTTCTGCCTGTGCTGCCGCTTATTTCCCGCGAGCTGCAGATTTCTTCCTTCCAGGTCAGCATGCTGATTACGGTGTACGGGCTGATGGCGATTGTGCTGATCCCGGTAGCCGGTTATTTGTCAGACCGCTTCGGCCGCAAAAAAGTAATCCTTCCCAGCCTGCTCACAGCTGCTGTCGGCGGCATGGTATGCGTGGCTGCCGCTTGGTTTACCGAAGGTTCAGCGGCTTACGGGCTGATCATTGCCGGAAGGCTGCTGCAGGGGATCGGTGCTGCAGGTGCTTTTCCTATTGTGATGCCCTTTGTCGGAGATTTGTTCAAGGATGAGAAGCTGGTCAGCGCAAGCCTGGGACTGATTGAAACCGCAAATACCTTCGGAAAAGTACTCAGTCCGATTCTTGGTGCCTATCTCGGTCTCCTGCTCTGGTATGCGCCGTTTATAGCGATCCCGGTGCTGTGTATCATTTCCTTCCTGCTTGTCTGGTTTCTGGTCGGTAAGCCGGACTCCGGGCAGACTCCGGTTAAGACGGGGCTGCGGGAGTTCATGTCCGTTATTGCCGGGATATTGCGCGCGAAGGGCAGATGGCTGTACGCGATCTTCGGCGTTGGCGGAATCAGCATGTTTGTAACCTTCGGGGTGCTGTTTTTTCTGTCAGAAACGCTTGAGGAGGAGTATAAGCTCCACGGGGCGGCGAAGGGGTATGTGCTGGCTGTTCCGCTGGCCGCGCTGTGTCTGGCCTCTTATCTTACAGGTAAAATCATCGGCCGCAGCAAAATCAAAATGAAATGGCTGGGATTCGGCGGAATGCTGCTGCTAACGGCGGCAATGCTGCTGGCAGGATTCGCCGCCGGAATATATTGGCTGATCGGGCTGCTGAGTCTCGGCGGCATCGGCATCGGGACTGCCTTGCCTTGTATGGATGCGCTGATTACTGAAGGGATTGAACAGGAGAACCGGGGGACCATTACCGCCCTGTACAGCAGCATGCGGTTCATCGGAGTGGCATTAGGGCCTCCGCTGGTCTCGCTGCTGATGTCTTGGGGGCACTGGCAGGTATTCGGAACGATGACCGGGCTGGCTGCGGCCGGGGGATTGCTTACTCTGTTCGCTGTTCACCCCAGCTCAGCGTCCCCTGAGTGA
- the helD gene encoding RNA polymerase recycling motor HelD: MEKHDHEWQEEQARVTGITGLLSARIRQLSEELGLHRTDVVDMRKDFWEEVTVNFSSPDDLGETSTSLRQQAQILNERERHHLQSSKALKKYRKLVLSPYFGRIDFSESAETAAEKIYLGIGSLMEDDGNFLIYDWRAPISSLYYDGAPGPASYDTPGGVITGTMVLKRQYVIDDGEIEVMFDTGMTIGDELLQQVLSHSADDRMKSIVATIQKEQNAVIRNDKSRMLVVQGAAGSGKTSAALQRVAYLLYKYREVLQADQMLLFSPNPLFNSYVSTVLPELGEDNMQQTTFQMYLEHRLGQEFQLEDVFSQTESLLGAPDGPEAFIRREAIAYKSSVAFLDVIRRYVNLLEHEGMLFKPLMFQGRAVVSKEEMARQFYSYDHSIKLANRIELMTGWLLKKTAAFSVEERSAAWVEDQIDLMDNSDYQRAYNMTRRKGGGHNESFDDYDTEKTMLARYIVSQRLKPLRGWTKRGRFVDVKGLYSRLFSDRELMESLNVSEALPEGWEEICRLTLDSISGNELAYEDATPFLYLKELSQGFRTNTLIRHVIVDEVQDYSPFQLEFMRRLFPRAKMTVLGDLNQAIYAQGEVLGDLAGLVSIYGEENTEVISLTRSYRSTYEIVEFTRAMIPGGEKIVPFNRRGEEPLLTVVDTEAELLAAVEQDVLKLHAQGYHYVAVICKTAEESAQVHGRLQDRLPVRLVTKETPNFQKGTLVLPAYLAKGVEFDAVIIYDGSAERYGREHERKLFYTACTRAMHLLHIYSLGQPNPFLPASVRGTAAAGSRQD, from the coding sequence TTGGAAAAACATGACCACGAGTGGCAAGAGGAGCAGGCACGGGTAACCGGCATTACGGGGCTGTTATCCGCCAGGATCCGGCAGCTGTCGGAGGAGCTTGGCCTGCACCGCACGGATGTTGTAGATATGCGTAAAGACTTCTGGGAGGAGGTTACCGTTAATTTCAGCAGCCCTGACGATCTGGGTGAAACCTCAACCAGTCTGCGGCAGCAGGCACAAATTCTGAACGAACGCGAGCGTCATCATTTGCAGTCCAGCAAAGCGCTCAAAAAGTATAGAAAGCTGGTGCTCTCCCCTTATTTCGGGCGGATTGATTTCTCGGAATCAGCTGAGACGGCAGCGGAGAAGATCTACCTCGGCATCGGCTCATTGATGGAGGATGACGGCAATTTCCTGATCTACGACTGGCGGGCACCGATCTCCAGCCTCTATTATGACGGTGCGCCGGGTCCGGCAAGTTATGATACACCAGGCGGTGTGATCACAGGCACGATGGTGCTGAAGCGCCAGTATGTAATCGATGACGGTGAGATCGAAGTGATGTTCGATACCGGGATGACCATCGGGGATGAGCTGCTGCAGCAGGTGCTGAGCCATAGTGCTGATGACCGGATGAAAAGTATAGTTGCGACTATCCAGAAGGAGCAGAATGCGGTCATCCGCAACGACAAGAGCCGGATGCTGGTTGTGCAGGGAGCCGCCGGCAGCGGGAAAACCTCGGCTGCGCTGCAGCGGGTAGCTTATCTGCTGTACAAGTACCGGGAAGTGCTGCAAGCTGATCAGATGCTGCTCTTTTCTCCCAATCCGCTGTTTAACAGTTATGTCTCCACGGTCCTGCCGGAGCTGGGTGAAGACAACATGCAGCAGACAACATTCCAGATGTATCTGGAGCACCGGCTTGGACAGGAGTTCCAGCTGGAGGATGTCTTTAGTCAGACCGAAAGCCTGCTGGGGGCTCCGGACGGTCCGGAAGCCTTCATACGCAGGGAAGCGATTGCCTATAAATCTTCAGTGGCTTTCCTTGATGTCATCCGGCGGTACGTGAATCTGCTGGAGCATGAGGGCATGCTGTTCAAGCCGCTGATGTTCCAGGGTAGGGCGGTTGTCAGCAAGGAAGAAATGGCCCGCCAATTCTACAGCTACGATCACAGCATTAAGCTGGCTAACCGGATTGAGCTGATGACAGGCTGGCTGCTCAAGAAGACCGCGGCTTTCAGCGTGGAGGAGCGCAGTGCTGCGTGGGTGGAGGACCAGATCGACCTGATGGACAACAGCGATTATCAGCGTGCCTACAATATGACGCGCCGTAAGGGCGGAGGGCACAATGAGAGCTTTGATGATTATGATACAGAGAAAACGATGCTTGCCCGTTATATTGTCAGCCAGCGTCTGAAGCCGCTGCGCGGCTGGACCAAACGCGGCCGGTTCGTCGATGTGAAGGGGCTGTACAGCAGGCTGTTCAGCGATCGTGAATTGATGGAAAGCCTGAACGTGAGCGAGGCATTGCCGGAAGGATGGGAGGAGATCTGCAGACTTACGCTGGATTCCATCAGCGGAAACGAGCTGGCGTATGAAGATGCCACTCCGTTTCTGTATTTGAAGGAGCTCAGCCAGGGGTTCCGGACGAATACGCTGATCCGGCATGTTATTGTCGATGAAGTGCAGGATTACTCTCCGTTTCAGCTGGAATTCATGCGCCGGCTGTTCCCGCGGGCCAAAATGACCGTGCTCGGCGACCTCAACCAGGCCATCTATGCCCAGGGTGAAGTGCTTGGCGATCTGGCCGGTCTGGTCAGTATTTACGGTGAAGAGAACACGGAGGTTATTTCCCTTACCCGCAGCTACCGCTCCACGTACGAGATTGTTGAGTTCACAAGAGCGATGATTCCGGGCGGAGAAAAAATTGTTCCGTTCAACCGGCGGGGCGAGGAGCCGCTCTTGACCGTAGTAGACACTGAAGCAGAGCTGCTGGCGGCAGTGGAGCAGGATGTCCTGAAGCTGCATGCCCAGGGCTATCATTATGTTGCAGTAATCTGCAAAACAGCGGAGGAGAGCGCACAGGTGCACGGCAGGCTGCAAGACAGGCTGCCGGTCAGGCTGGTTACCAAGGAGACGCCTAACTTCCAGAAGGGCACGCTTGTGCTCCCGGCCTATCTGGCAAAAGGCGTTGAATTCGATGCAGTGATTATCTACGACGGTTCCGCAGAGCGGTACGGCCGTGAGCATGAACGCAAGCTGTTCTATACTGCCTGCACACGGGCAATGCATCTGCTGCACATCTATAGCCTGGGGCAGCCGAACCCTTTCCTGCCGGCTTCCGTACGCGGTACTGCAGCCGCAGGCTCACGCCAAGACTAA
- a CDS encoding aromatic acid exporter family protein encodes MAFGARILKTGLAVTLALYLSALLNFASPVGAAIAAIFAMQPSIYRSWRYFLDQIQTSTMGAVLALLGGMLLSNEPIAVGLVCILVIMISMKMNRADTIGLSLVTVISVMEASGQWEFALTRFLLTLTGIFSAFIINIAVFPPKPRKQYIQQIENVFTSLSLLLRTAVSHEMKESVFRDEKNALEGSIKALADKYALFEEEQNQLRRAKYSQTRQLVVYKNLLNSLQKGFQVLEAVDRHYFQAERTGRTDELFDRHLEQLIKYHEYILLKFEDKLKPGAGDSEPLAEDNDRFLEAAINGYDPEKAGQLRLSVVAAAIYDYGYQLDRLDKVADQISRDNLKD; translated from the coding sequence TCGCTTCGCCTGTCGGTGCGGCCATTGCAGCCATCTTTGCAATGCAGCCTTCCATATACAGATCCTGGAGATATTTTCTCGATCAGATTCAGACCAGCACCATGGGGGCGGTGCTTGCGCTGCTTGGGGGCATGCTGCTGTCTAATGAACCGATTGCGGTCGGCCTGGTATGTATTCTGGTCATTATGATCAGCATGAAAATGAACCGTGCGGACACGATCGGCCTCTCGCTGGTTACGGTTATCTCCGTAATGGAGGCTTCAGGCCAATGGGAGTTCGCCCTGACCCGTTTTTTGCTGACCCTGACCGGTATTTTCTCGGCATTCATAATTAATATAGCGGTGTTCCCGCCAAAGCCGCGCAAGCAGTACATCCAGCAGATCGAGAACGTTTTTACCAGCTTGTCGCTGCTGCTGCGCACTGCGGTGTCACATGAAATGAAGGAAAGTGTGTTCCGGGATGAAAAGAACGCGCTGGAGGGTTCAATTAAGGCACTTGCAGACAAGTATGCCCTCTTCGAAGAGGAGCAAAACCAGCTGAGAAGGGCAAAATACAGCCAGACGAGGCAGCTGGTAGTATACAAAAATCTGCTCAATTCCTTGCAGAAAGGCTTCCAGGTCCTGGAGGCTGTGGACCGTCATTATTTCCAGGCGGAGCGGACGGGACGGACAGATGAGCTGTTTGACCGCCATCTGGAGCAGTTAATTAAATATCATGAATATATCCTGCTGAAGTTCGAAGATAAGCTGAAGCCGGGTGCGGGTGATTCAGAGCCGCTTGCAGAGGATAATGACCGCTTCCTGGAAGCTGCCATCAACGGTTATGATCCGGAGAAGGCGGGGCAGCTGCGCCTGTCTGTGGTCGCGGCAGCCATCTATGATTACGGCTATCAGCTGGACCGGCTGGACAAGGTGGCTGACCAGATCAGCCGTGACAATTTAAAGGATTAA